The genomic region TGAGAAACGTGTGTTATTTATAGGTCTTGTCCAACTCAAAATGTATAGGACGCACATAAATTTTCACAATGTTAATAATAGCTCGACATAAATGAGAAACCAAAAAaaagaagttttaaatataattggtaATATATCTTGgtgtttcttattttttacatgATTAAGATAACGGGCTAAATCAAGTAGATATACCAAGCAGATTTCGTATTTGTGATTGTGGATGATAATAAAACAAGCGTTTGATTCttatagaattttaattaacttcCAGACTAGAATACAATGGTTTGAAACTAAATCAGCACCTTAAATTAACACGgatatgcaaatattttctattttgagCATAAATCACTAAACTAAAAAGTTATGGCAATAATAGGacaaaattaaacagaatttcTTGAAAACCTAAATCTTTTAGGGCCTGCTTTTTCATtcccaaataatttaattcgaGGATAACCTTTGTAGTCCAAAAAACTGAAATGCACCTCAAAAAACACTATTTGACAATCGAAAAATGGGGCTATTTCAAaaacacttataaatatttgCCTTTAAATCGAACATTTCTGGCATTATGTGGTCAACACGGTCATACATTGTCTGTTTTTAACTATTCTCTATCTGTCAACTACagagtataatatttaaatgcaatttcACTTTAAATGTACACGGGTGGAAATATGAAAAAGTGTCTATAAAATTATGCTAAAGTGATAATCTTCCGCCTTTGAACATGTTGATCACACATTGCTAGAACAAAGTTGTTCCTTAACTTAAACATTAGCTAAAATGTATACATAAAGCAAAATACTCAACAATATTATAGGCGTATTAGGATATGAAAGAAAcccctattttttattttcactaaATCAACATAATTACTACCCATTTTTTACATAGCTACTGAAAAAccaaaatctaaattatatacAGGAACTTACgattaataaataacactttttacactcacttatattttataataatcactGGAATCGATACCGTACTTAGTCTAGTTAGTCGATTATGGCGCACCGCTATGTAGGTAGTGTGTGGGATCTTGTAGCTGATGGTAATAGGCATTTGGGAGCAACGCCTGTGCCAAACCTCCCTGAGGTCCTGCGTATTGCGCTGGTACTAGCATttctctgaaaaaaaaaaatattttaatattagattataataataataatcatccCTGACCgcattataacaaaaaaaactcttATCCGTAACGGTCCGTAAAGATTTAGTAGATTTGTCCAAATGGTTTTATATGGCTTTATTCACTGGTTTGATCGAATGGTTtccttaaaaaatctaaataattcgACCTGACTCCTAAATCTAACACACGACCTCTTAACGCATAGTAGGTATAGATCATCCTTTCTGACCTTATTATCCGATTGGCGTTAATCAAACGGTGAACTTAGCCAGTGATAGGTAGCAAAAGTAGATATTTTAAGTAGATTGAGAAGGAAAAGGTACTACGATCACTGTTACgtttgaatctatactaatattataaagctgaagagtttgtttgtttgaacgcgctaatctcaggaactacgggtccgatttgaaaaattctttcagtgttagatagcccatttatcgaggaaggctataggctatatatcatcacgctacgaccaataggagcagagtaccagtgaaaaatgttacaaaaacggggaaaattatgattctcttatgtgacgcaagcgaagttgcgcgggtcagctataacaactaagatttattattttctaagcaAAAGTATGCATTTCATACAGCCTAAAACTCAACAAATTTCGTCAAACCATAAAAGCGTTTTTGCAACGCAGTAGCTACCACatggttttaaaaacaaagagattttttttaaacattagtaACACTTTTTCCTTCCATATTCAAAGTGCTTTGTCATAAACCCTCATTATGGCTCATTAATCAAAGACAAAGGTcaggttttttttaagttgcaCATGTGCAAAGGGACAATATGACCACTGGCATTCTGACTACTGGTAGCCCAAGATTGattttgtttagtacatttttaatataactagaactatttgtttttgattgagGCCGAAGAGcatcataattaatataaatgctaTAACTTAATgcttttaaactatcgcgaattgtacacataatattataatgcaatgggACTTAAATTTTAACCATAACCTTACATCCAAGACTTCAAGTTAGTCTTTTTGAAACCGCCGAAAAACTTTTGAGACCAAAAAGCTGcccaaaaatgtaaaaatagagGCACAACTTTCTTACCAGATTAAATTCGGCATGAAAAGCCTTAAAACAAATACTATATTCGCCGAATTGCGCTACCGATGCCGAAGTACCaaaaaaacactaacaaaaatTCGATCTGAAATATTGCGTACCCAGCAATTCTCCCTACATAACTGAAAGTCCTTGAGACGTTGAAACGACAAAACGACTTCGTGTTTCAAACAATGGACGCGTTCAACGtaacaataaaactttatttactttggaCTATAATATTTGGAACTCATTCGACGAACTTTTTGAGTGCTATAAGTTGATATACGATATCGGTATTTTGTATCTAGAGATATAGTGTGGTGTGTATTgtattgtgataatattttatccCCTGATTGGCTTGATTCTAAAGGACTTAAACCAAATATTATATTCTCTCATATTCTcaattttttaacaatacagTCTTAACTCTGTAATGAACACAAGTAAAACTTGGAAATACGTATTGTTTTCCTTCGTCAAAATCTGGTTTCAAACAtaagtgtatgtatgttttcCGCGAATCATCCCCTAATCGGCTGGATTAAGAAATGAAAGTATCCTAGCAAAGCTGTACGGGTCAACTAGTAAACTGATAAGGTAATAAGGATCCAAGTAATAGTCATTATTATAGACAGTAAAGTACATACTCTTATATATTAACATCTTTTTGAAAAGAAATCGTCGTGTGGGGGATAAATTTTTACTAACGAATGGAGCTCTAAcgtcaaaacattttttcctcctcccgcactaagaattggtcttgtgtcacggggacttttacaatcataaaaacaacgggcacaaaacgcaaccagacccgaaacaataacttgtggatcgcacaaataattgctccgtgtgggaatcgaacccacggcctcccgacgcagtggtatcggcgtggcgacctaaaccactgcgccacgaagacagtgtaatgttaatgttttaaagtgAGACTCACGGTCTATTAGGTTGTTGTGGAGTGCGGTCTCTCTGCCGTCGGTTCTTGAACCAGTTGGATACTTGCGTGAGGGTCAGCCCAGTCTTCTGAGCTAGGGCACGCTTCTCGTCCGGGGTTGGGTACCTAAGGCACATTGAATATGTTAAAATTTACGCTAATAGACTAGAATTCTTAAAAAACCTACGTTTACCACCGCTAtgaatatacttattttatttaatgttatttttatatagatcaAATATTCCCGCACTAGGTTTTTAAAGTCAGTTAATTCTAATGTTCGTTTCTTATTCCTGGTTACTGAAAATGCTAACAGTGAAGCTTTTTATTCtgtaaagatattaatatcGAAGTATCAATTGCTTTTTAATaacatcaacaaaatatatCCGAAAAACTgagcttttaaaatataactcttTCTACCAAACTGTTTTAGTAAAATACGGTTATGATGCCGTGAACTTACCTATTCCTATAATAGCAGTCTTTCAGGGCATTCCTACTCTTCTCCTTGAAGCAGTACACCGTCTCCTCGCCGTCCCATATTGTCTTTGGTAACGGATACTTTTTTCTAAGTCTGTATTTGTCTACTGCACCTAAAAAGCAACAGTcgtataaaaatgacaaatgaGATAAAACTTAGCTAATGGAAGAAGATATTTAGATTATTGGTAACTGTTTATAATGTCCTCTTAGCCGATTCGGGTACAGCGCGCAGCGGACAGATTCCTGTATAAAAAGGTACCTACACTCTATATGCCATCACTCATAGCCCAATGTGACAAATATCCGACAAGACGAGTAAGAGATCAAGCGCAGGACCGGCAGCTTAATGTGCTTTCCGAAACTCAGAGGCCTTCGATCTCAACAATCTAACTCCGGACAATTATTCTCTAACCATTTCTTAACAGAATAGCTCCGCAAAAGCCTTATGGGCCTGCCTGAACCCGAGACCTATGCGTGGCAGTCGCATAAACCATCCATAGAAGcagtttatttgtataatattagtagtgaGTAATAGTGGCCTCTATATTCAAAGGAGTAGTATCTATTATCTAAGATTTCAAGATCAATGAAGCGCTTAAAATTCACTAAACTGCGCCAATCACACCTGAATATTGTAGAAAATGAAACATGGAGCTAATAAACTTTGTTGGTAACTTACCTAGTGCCCTTCCCCTAACTTTCTCAGCTTCTTTATAATGTGCCTTATACCATAGATTCTGCAATGCGTTATGGTGTCGCGGCGGGAACGAGTGAGCTTCTAGAATGGCGTATAACTCTTGGTAAACTCCTCTGTGGTATGCTACCAGTGCTCGGGCCCTAGAAGCATAGGCATAAGTTATTAATTAGGAAGGATAAACTGTCATTCTTTGTAATGCAGGTTAATAAGTGATGTCCCCCTAGCTGATATAcagctacggcggtcagtttcattgaaactggccatctgtgcaggactttgcttatagtgtccaagtgtgtgcacaatacacaggtacactctctattccatccctctcatagtccggtgggacggataaccgacacgaccagtgagaggtcaggcgcaggaccgacggctttacgtgctctccgaggcacggaggtcttcgacctcaacttcccaactccgaaggtttcattataaaattaattgattcaaTTTCCAAAATGTATGTAGTATCGAGTAAAATTCCCGAAAATTGGTTTTAACAGaaacaatttaatgtttatattagaAATAGAGGCCGAATGTGATGcttttctgagtaaatttataATCGCGATAAGCTCTAACTTCATTCGATAACTGCGCCGACGGACTACGAAATCCACAGTCTATCAACATTAGATACATAATCGTACTTCTTATTCAAAAAGATACACACCTTAGTATAGTTTCATGACCCCTTAAAAGCTCACTAGGCGGTAAACTCCACAAAAAAGCAGCTAACTTCTCTATATCACCTTTCTGTTGCAACGCCTCACACACGCACTGCACTTGTTCAgagttaaaatttaaacatcTACGCATATTATTGTTCTCATTCTCAGCAAAATATGTCTGAGGAACTCTCTCCCTATCATTAACACCAACATTGTCAAAAATCTGCTGATTCAATTTCATATCAGACAAATTAGGATTATTCTCGTTCTGAACGCAACTTTTTAGATCTTGGACCTCATTGAAATAGCCTGAACGCATGCGATCTTCGCCTTCCATTtgagaaaaaatgttttcgttagTTGGCGGCAATTTGAGTTcgaaattcaaatattttttattccttggCGGGGAAAGGTAATTGTCAAACGCCATTTTGTTGCTTTCTTGTAAATAAACCTCTTTTGGGCTTTTCTCGTTGTCGTTCCTTGCTTTTTTGCAAGAAAAGTATTGTTTTTCATTCATGTCTGGTTGATAGAAGTTTCCATTTTGATTTTCGTATGGGAATGGTGGTAGGGAGGTTTCAGATTCGCTGGTCATGTCGCTCGATGGACTCAGGCGGTCGGAACATGACTCCATGTTGGTAGATTTCATCACaattgtgtttgttgtttagttttagtaatctgaaacaatgttttgtttttattaagttgtATTAACGTTGATGTTGCGACAgtctgtttgtattttaataaatactgcCGAAAAGTTAAAAGTCATCACAAATTTTGTTTAGTGCTGACTCTACTTACGTATGTTATAtatgttttcaaattatattaaagctcaaaaactatttaaaaatattaagaaatctTTTTATTCGAATACGCGTATATGATGCGATGTTTCAGTTGTGAGTAGGTATGTCGTtgcttaaaatattactttctaCTAAAAACTGCTATTCCCTGAATCAGCTGCCgacaaaaaaactttattatctaTGATCACAATAAAAGCTGAGCGGaacagtttatttgtttgaacgcgcaaatctccCCAATTACCAATCGGATTAAAAAGAACTATTAGTATTATATTACCCTTTTAAATAAAGGAAGTCTATAGTTTatctaacatcacgctatggcctAAAGGAGGAAGAATAACCACTATAAACGGTCGACCATTTGGAAATAAgcactgaaaatatatttctcagCCCCGAAATATGTACCGTGTCACCTATCAGCGGATATTGTGcgttacaattataaataataaaagaaaattcacgTTGGCGCGTAAAAATACCACCATGTTTACATAACACAATGACACCGACCGGACACACCGCGAAAACATAATGATTTCAAGTGAACTCAAGTTTCCTAgaaattgaagaaaaatatttaacatgtaACCTTTTGATGCAATGATTTTGTGATCTAAATTGATTGgaaaataaaagccttattAACAACTAGCtcactcgcgcaacttcgcttgcgtcacataagagagaatgggtcaaagttttccccgtttttgtaacagtttttattgctactctgctcctattggtcgtaccgtgacgatatatagcctataaccttcctcgataaatggtctatctaacactgaattttttaaatcggaccagtagttcctgagattagcgcgttcaaacaaacaaacaaacaaactcttcagttttattatattagtatagatatagatgtaACCTTTTGATGCAAAAATGTTGATAACTTAATCTTACTGCAAGCGACAAGCATAAGTGAATCGTTAGGTAGTAGGTTTAAAAGCTAATGTTAAAAGAGTTATACCTTTCTTTCGAATCTGAGTAATG from Anticarsia gemmatalis isolate Benzon Research Colony breed Stoneville strain chromosome 26, ilAntGemm2 primary, whole genome shotgun sequence harbors:
- the LOC142984183 gene encoding uncharacterized protein LOC142984183; amino-acid sequence: MKSTNMESCSDRLSPSSDMTSESETSLPPFPYENQNGNFYQPDMNEKQYFSCKKARNDNEKSPKEVYLQESNKMAFDNYLSPPRNKKYLNFELKLPPTNENIFSQMEGEDRMRSGYFNEVQDLKSCVQNENNPNLSDMKLNQQIFDNVGVNDRERVPQTYFAENENNNMRRCLNFNSEQVQCVCEALQQKGDIEKLAAFLWSLPPSELLRGHETILRARALVAYHRGVYQELYAILEAHSFPPRHHNALQNLWYKAHYKEAEKVRGRALGAVDKYRLRKKYPLPKTIWDGEETVYCFKEKSRNALKDCYYRNRYPTPDEKRALAQKTGLTLTQVSNWFKNRRQRDRTPQQPNRPEMLVPAQYAGPQGGLAQALLPNAYYHQLQDPTHYLHSGAP